In Leishmania panamensis strain MHOM/PA/94/PSC-1 chromosome 18 sequence, the following proteins share a genomic window:
- a CDS encoding rab7 GTP binding protein, putative (TriTrypDB/GeneDB-style sysID: LpmP.18.0890): MPMKRQLLKIIILGDSGVGKTSLMHQYVSHTFDSRYKATIGADFLSKDVEVNGRVVTLQIWDTAGQERFQSLGSAFYRGADACILVFDVTQQESFAHIGSWMEEFSIQAGRRDSVLVGNKTDLEDRRQVASKTVQAWCAKQNAAAANANNGAGAGADDSAAPEMKYFETSAKENAGVEDAFIAVAQLALAKKATVEETTPMPQTVNLNQAQTPQTTSSSACSC, translated from the coding sequence ATGCCGAtgaagcggcagctgctgaagatcATCATCTTGGGCGACAGCGGTGTCGGCAAGACGTCGCTCATGCATCAATACGTGAGCCACACGTTTGACAGCCGCTACAAGGCGACCATCGGCGCTGACTTTCTTTCGAAGGACGTGGAGGTGAACGGACGCGTGGTGACACTGCAAATCTGGGACACGGCCGGCCAAGAGCGTTTCCAGTCACTCGGCTCCGCCTTCTACCGCGGTGCAGACGCGTGCATCCTTGTCTTCGACGTGACGCAGCAGGAGTCATTCGCGCACATTGGCTCATGGATGGAGGAGTTCAGCATCCAGGCGGGCCGCCGCGACAGCGTGTTGGTGGGCAACAAGACAGACCTGGAGGATCGGCGCCAGGTGGCCAGTAAGACAGTGCAGGCGTGGTGCGCGAAGCAGAACGCGGCGGCTGCCAATGCGAAcaacggcgccggtgccggcgcGGATGATAGCGCGGCGCCAGAAATGAAGTACTTCGAGACGTCCGCGAAAGAGAACGCCGGTGTCGAGGATGCCTTTATCGCTGTGGCACAGCTGGCTCTGGCCAAGAAGGCAACGGTCGAGGAGACGACCCCGATGCCGCAGACAGTGAACCTGAACCAAGCCCAGACCCCGCAGAccaccagctcctccgcctgcagctgctaa
- the CYP16 gene encoding cyclosporin 16, putative (TriTrypDB/GeneDB-style sysID: LpmP.18.0880), which yields MHISLQDAHDVFSAETPASAHTTSLVTAQAIHDVCVHLDSLGALIATIDAAGVVRVWRKLPRGLLFITELNKVFPPACSVGATAGHERRTCHYWAHAYTALQVLVFVCVEEEAEFDLDASAAVAQTPLRTVRVHMRQVNSVTLTVEERDSFIFQVPVQRVVSAAVSAGGTALHRNDGVQRRAHDSRGAQDGACWTPRTSLAYTRRPAFLTHQYAPHIAFFVTLPPSSATPGARSGGSGVVMCPCFTSAMSTGGRSNHTAGTVRSYAPTRLSVANAIVACAQQELGLERTGTSACVLIDSGGVVDYCIIEAATAPNTLSSTASGGLTLSVMAGLAVVPPTSREARVWRQWIRFDRRQRTGFFSLVQDAQQALKVCKVDERQATADKITGAIAAADVQVLPATVQLTSDGRHVLMWSFRLLRVAATPAAVVSSQPASRIPSTERRYNMTVESCLHLLDFTTGMCIGRHTEPVGVFTTSEDLAFGATEWADYVQLRSRALALHLHTEPSATAKNQFYVMVPELPVEQLLGVRAVSHEAAEVATTEVAGRMVHVYEVTLEAAVSSPSAAQSSATVRRLSHAPGEWEAIVRRGAEHPLHGSHHNPTDVGKDSCWSGLVTSQTAWNVLHLLSPNEYGLTVKEGSHTRDEACSRAKATARAHSGLSICRAPLVLLRRAVTTSQDLKNLIAASPIGAALGADARKGLFVAPRAPDTTGGAAPGEVLLLASSVDMSSAALLVYSRERPWGSAAVGRILSEAAPLQTEEQLSEEGERLQEQRRHETWAHALRELHRGRDDVCGTLLLAAVAPQAFSTAAAPEAAGEATATSPSIIADVAGSSTNNGEAQQEKTTEAAAITSARIATTRRATPVTDEEAAVRKLLKDLIPPLSTFSPPVALVHVRGYGSIRVHLLPSIAPLATDNFVRLARRHYYDRLTFHRVIPAAIVQGGCPRGDGTGGESAFADGALFSDEGLALFPFFSHTANPLCCWLCMANAGPHTNGSQFFFTVPGGEAMPWLNGHHTVFGYAIEGLDVVRAISVAARDKEDKPLSPIMMERVDVLST from the coding sequence ATGCACATTTCACTGCAGGATGCACATGACGTCTTTTCTGCAGAGACGCCAGCGTCCGCGCACACAACATCTCTCGTCACGGCGCAGGCGATCCATGATGTGTGCGTCCACCTAGACTCACTCGGTGCCCTGATTGCCACCATCGATGCAGCAGGGGTGGTGCGGGTTTGGCGCAAGCTGCCGCGCGGCCTCCTCTTCATTACCGAGCTAAACAAGGTGTTTCCGCCAGCGTGCAGCGTCGGGGCTACCGCTGGACACGAGCGCCGCACGTGTCATTACTGGGCACATGCCTACACGGCGTTGCAGGTGCtagtgtttgtgtgcgtggaggAAGAAGCGGAGTTCGACCTCGACGCATCCGCGGCTGTGGCCCAGACACCGCTGCGGACAGTGCGGGTGCATATGCGTCAGGTCAACTCAGTCACGCTCACCGTGGAGGAACGAGATTCTTTTATCTTCCAGGTCCCAGTCCAGCGAGTCGTCTCTGCGGCCGTCAGCGCGGGGggcacggcgctgcaccgAAACGACGGCGTCCAGCGACGCGCACACGACAGTCGCGGTGCCCAGGACGGTGCATGTTGGACCCCTcgcacctctctcgcctACACTCGGCGGCCAGCCTTCCTCACGCACCAGTACGCACCTCACATCGCCTTCTTCGTAACGCTGCCACCGTCGTCAGCGACGCCTGGCGCGAGGAGCGGTGGTAGCGGTGTCGTCATGTGCCCCTGCTTCACTTCCGCCATGTCAACAGGTGGTCGCTCTAATCATACGGCAGGCACTGTTCGCAGCTACGCACCGACCCGGCTCAGCGTAGCAAACGCGATCGTGGCTTGCGCGCAGCAGGAGTTGGGGCTCGAGCGAACGGGCACCTCTGCCTGCGTCCTGATCGATTCGGGTGGTGTTGTGGATTACTGCATCATcgaggcagcgacagcgcctaACACGCTCAGCTCCACTGCGTCGGGAGGACTAACGCTGAGCGTGATGGCAGGTcttgcggtggtgccgcccACTTCACGCGAGGCACGTGTGTGGCGCCAGTGGATACGCTTtgaccgccgccagcgcaccGGCTTCTTCAGCCTCGTACAGGATGCGCAGCAAGCTCTCAAGGTGTGCAAAGTGGACGAGAGGCAAGCAACTGCAGACAAGATTACgggcgccatcgccgcggcAGATGTGCAGGTACTGCCGGCAACCGTGCAGCTCACATCCGACGGCCGACACGTGTTGATGTGGAGTTTCCGACTTTTGCGagtcgcagcgacgccagcagcagtggtgtcGTCGCAGCCCGCCTCACGCATCCCTTCCACGGAGCGGCGCTATAATATGACCGTCGAATCATGCTTGCATCTGCTAGACTTCACCACTGGCATGTGCATCGGCAGACACACGGAGCCCGTCGGCGTATTCACCACCAGCGAAGACCTTGCGTTTGGGGCAACGGAGTGGGCGGACTACGTTCAGCTCCGCTCCCGCGCCCTGGCACTGCATCTGCACACGGAGCCGTCCGCAACCGCCAAGAACCAGTTCTACGTAATGGTGCCTGAGTTACCGGTAGAGCAGTTGCTTGGCGTTCGCGCTGTGTCgcacgaagcagcagaggtggcgacgACGGAAGTTGCTGGACGCATGGTGCATGTGTACGAGGTGACCCTTGAGGCAGCCGTGTCGTCGCCGAGCGCCGCTCAGTCCTCTGCTACAGTGAGGCGGCTTTCACACGCACCGGGTGAATGGGAAGCGATCGTCAGGCGAGGTGCAGAGCACCCGCTGCACGGATCACATCATAACCCCACTGATGTCGGGAAAGACTCGTGCTGGAGTGGCCTAGTGACCTCGCAGACTGCATGGAATGTGCTGCACCTTCTGTCCCCCAATGAGTACGGCCTGACTGTCAAGGAAGGCAGCCACACTCGCGACGAGGCCTGTAGTCGCGCGAAGGCGACGGCTAGGGCGCACTCAGGTCTGTCGATCTGTCGCGCTCCACTGGTGCTTCTTCGCCGCGCCGTGACCACGTCACAGGACTTAAAGAACTTAATTGCCGCCTCCCCTATCGGGGCTGCGTTAGGGGCAGACGCGCGCAAGGGCCTCTTTGTAGCCCCCAGGGCTCCCGACACCACCGGCGGGGCAGCACCAGGGGAAGTGTTGCTGCTCGCTTCTAGCGTGGACATGTCCTCAGCGGCTCTGCTGGTGTACTCCAGAGAGCGGCCCTGGGGCAGTGCCGCCGTGGGGCGAATACTGTCCGAAGCCGCACCGTTGCAGACCGAGGAGCAACTCAGTGAAGAGGGTGAACGTCttcaggagcagcggcgccatgAAACATGGGCCCATGCGCTGCGTGAGCTGCACCGTGGACGCGACGACGTGTGCGGAACACTCTTGCTGGCCGCTGTGGCCCCGCAGGccttcagcaccgcagcggcgcctgaGGCTGCAGGTGAAGCAACCGCCACAAGCCCGAGCATAATTGCAGATGTggctggcagcagcaccaacaatGGTGAGGCGCAACAGGAGAAGACTACCGAAGCAGCTGCAATTACTTCGGCGAGGATCGCTACCACGAGAAGGGCCACACCCGTAACGGACGAAGAAGCTGCGGTGCGCAAGCTTCTAAAGGATCTAATCCCGCCACTCAGTACATTTTCACCGCCCGTGGCGctcgtgcacgtgcgtggcTACGGCTCTATCCGAGTGCACCTACTCCCCAGCATTGCGCCTCTGGCGACGGACAACTTTGTGCGCCTGGCACGGCGCCACTACTACGACCGACTCACCTTCCACCGGGTCATCCCAGCCGCGATTGTGCAAGGCGGATGCCCGCGTGGCGACGGGACGGGTGGTGAGAGCGCCTTCGCTGACGGAGCCCTGTTCAGCGACGAAGGGCTAgcgctctttcctttcttctcacACACGGCAAACCCGCTATGCTGCTGGCTGTGCATGGCAAACGCGGGACCTCACACAAACGGGTCGCAGTTCTTCTTTACCGTGCCCGGCGGTGAGGCGATGCCGTGGTTGAACGGGCACCACACCGTCTTCGGGTACGCCATCGAGGGACTTGACGTAGTGCGCGCCATAAGCGTGGCCGCGCGCGACAAGGAGGACAAGCCGCTCTCTCCCATCATGATGGAGCGGGTGGATGTGCTGTCTACCTAG
- a CDS encoding dolichyl-P-Man:GDP-ManGlcNAc2-PP-dolichyl beta-1,4-mannosyltransferase, putative (TriTrypDB/GeneDB-style sysID: LpmP.18.0900) — translation MFQYEDLMWLISFPLVCAIILWFSLDLAVLVRVGGGRRRRANARRAIERLIMSSPVLRASSVAQPTSRDSTPNIDCPSQRLSGSALPEHVGMSGNGSSSDNEEGHGEQHRASPPGITGSVTARTIPRHQQRVRQVVVPAALRIATRAVVRRAVVLVGGDFARSPRMQYHAASLARSGLFDEVLLVGLDHGNRLSEDLLMSGEPQPERFVTRDDSAAAKEMEHAVYDVQARLESPELRPGCGCIVSTRYLIAPPSPPEWLQTVFPLISLHWVVCTLYRLVTLTGLFIFQTMCTTATRINEHGQLLVTDLIFIQTPPAIPFVLLVKYFVCPLAFVYNMLLYYGVVVPAAWMNPGAMRDVRQQCRLQSLRFTSAAGRSADSRCRSLAILRRFSIPSLLGTRSWVFYPTIVVDWHNFGHTILEQNHRPTAAVQLYKLLEMHVCAGHVNVTVSQAMRRALECAYPWLRRQSAIAADAPLQHHGSTSVAASASSQAEEALSTAVVSPTAVIVLYDVAPSFFRPVQHSRCVRDVLARLLRRHRAADPLPSHASASTPAKGSGNSGAYTLVSKADLETVGWGISGPPAWVYADAAAESVAASALSTLAAAPATMATPSRRGIMVVGSTSWTEDDNYSVLIQALQRLDHRLRHEVSYGSGNGSSSGPVDLWVLITGKGTARQRFEDAVRAAKLSSHVVVSTYYAQSYQEYSLLLGAADVGLCLHFSSSGLDLPMKGADMIGVGLPVIAMQYPAIGELIGAVTRVLATQVVCLRNGAVNPQEASQVSSGYAKAVQPSLQECERGWSFRNDTDLAFLLSSFVGLPSTSESVRDGDSSPSRLSPTPLSVMKQRAYEARLHAHTWEENWRQVLLPVLKQVV, via the coding sequence ATGTTCCAGTATGAGGACCTCATGTGGCTCATCAGCTTCCCGCTGGTGTGCGCCATCATACTGTGGTTTTCACTCGATCTTGCCGTGCTGGTGCGAGTCGGCGGTGGCCGGCGAAGACGTGCCAACGCGCGTCGCGCAATCGAGCGGCTTATCATGAGCAGTCCGGTGTTGAGGGCTTCGTCGGTGGCACAGCCAACGTCGCGCGACTCCACCCCCAACATTGATTGTCCCTCTCAACGACTTAGCGGTAGCGCCTTGCCAGAGCACGTAGGCATGAGCGGAAacggtagcagcagcgacaacgagGAAGGACATGGGGAACAGCACCGCGCGTCACCACCAGGAATTACCGGCTCCGTAACAGCAAGAACAATACCACGCCATCAACAGCGCGTGCGGCAGGTGGTTGTCCCCGCAGCGCTCCGCATTGCTACACGAGCTGTGGTGCGCCGTGCTGTTGTTCTCGTCGGCGGCGACTTTGCGCGGTCACCGCGGATGCAATACCACGCGGCGAGTCTGGCGCGTAGCGGTCTCTTCGACGAGGTACTACTGGTCGGGCTCGATCACGGAAATCGACTTAGCGAGGACCTTCTCATGAGCGGGGAACCGCAACCGGAACGCTTCGTCACTCGGGAtgactcagcagcagcgaaggagatGGAGCACGCGGTCTACGACGTGCAAGCTCGACTTGAGTCTCCAGAACTTCGACCAGGGTGTGGCTGTATTGTGTCGACGCGCTACCTAATAGCCCCTCCGTCGCCGCCTGAGTGGCTACAGACGGTGTTTCCCTTGATCTCCTTGCACTGGGTTGTCTGCACACTCTACCGCCTTGTGACGCTCACCGGTCTCTTCATCTTCCAAACCAtgtgcaccactgccacccgCATCAACGAGCATGGGCAACTATTAGTCACGGACCTCATCTTCATCCAGACACCACCGGCAATCCCCTTTGTCCTTCTTGTCAAGTACTTCGTGTGCCCCTTGGCGTTTGTGTACAACATGCTGCTCTACTACGGTGTGGTGGTGCCAGCCGCCTGGATGAACCCTGGCGCGATGCGGGACGTACGACAGCAATGCCGGTTGCAGTCATTACGCTTTACCAGCGCGGCGGGCCGCTCAGCCGACAGTCGATGTCGCTCCTTAGCGATTTTGCGCAGATTTTCGATTCCGTCCCTCTTAGGGACACGCAGCTGGGTTTTCTACCCCACCATCGTGGTGGACTGGCACAACTTCGGCCACACCATCTTGGAGCAGAACCACCGGcccaccgcggcggtgcagctgtaCAAACTGCTTGagatgcacgtgtgcgccggCCACGTCAATGTGACTGTAAGTCAGGCGATGCGCCGCGCTCTGGAGTGTGCGTACCCATGGCTGAGGCGCCAGTCCGCCATCGCGGCGgatgcaccgctgcagcaccacggtAGCACTTCGGTAGCTGCCTCTGCGAGCTCGCAGGCTGAGGAAGCGCTGTCAACGGCAGTGGTGTCTCCCACTGCCGTGATAGTGCTGTACGATGTGGCACCATCCTTTTTCCGACctgtgcagcacagccggTGCGTGCGGGATGTCTtggcgcgcctgctgcggcggcaccgcgccgccgacCCGTTACCCTCTCACGCCTCCGCTTCCACTCCCGCGAAAGGCTctggcaacagcggcgcgTACACCCTCGTGAGCAAGGCGGATCTAGAAACAGTGGGGTGGGGCATCTCGGGGCCACCAGCGTGGGTGTACGCagacgctgcggcagagTCGGTagccgcctccgccctcaGCACCCTggcagccgcacctgcaACGATGGCGACACCGTCGCGGCGAGGCATCATGGTGGTCGGGTCGACCAGCTGGACAGAGGATGACAATTACTCGGTGCTCATCCAAGCCCTCCAGCGGCTGGACCACCGCCTTCGACACGAAGTCAGCTATGGAAgtggcaacggcagcagcagcggaccTGTTGATCTCTGGGTGCTGATTACTGGGAAAGGAACTGCCCGCCAGCGCTTCGAGGATGCCGTGCGCGCTGCCAAGCTGTCGTCGCACGTGGTGGTGAGCACGTACTACGCACAGTCGTACCAGGAGTACAGCCTCCTGCTCGGTGCCGCCGACGTCGGCCTCTGTCTGCACTTTTCCTCCAGTGGGCTGGACCTACCTATGAAGGGCGCGGACATGATAGGGGTAGGGCTTCCAGTCATTGCCATGCAGTACCCCGCCATTGGCGAGCTCATTGGTGCTGTGACGCGGGTGCTGGCGACTCAGGTGGTGTGTCTGCGCAACGGTGCGGTGAATCCTCAGGAGGCCTCACAGGTCAGCAGTGGCTACGCGAAGGCCGTGCAGCCATCTCTGCAAGAGTGTGAGCGAGGCTGGTCGTTCCGCAACGACACCGATCTTGCATTCTTGCTCTCCAGCTTTGTAGGCCTGCCATCCACCAGCGAGAGCGTCCGCGATGGCGACAGTAGCCCGTCACGTTTGTCAccgacgccgctgtcggtgaTGAAGCAGCGAGCCTACGAAGCACGACTGCATGCGCACACTTGGGAGGAGAACTGGAGGCAAGTTCTTTTGCCAGTGCTTAAGCAAGTGGTATAG
- a CDS encoding hypothetical protein (TriTrypDB/GeneDB-style sysID: LpmP.18.0870) — MLRLLSLAAKVSTAVVVSLLTYRGVQLYFKNDITIYITEVVHLPTAAVQRGRQSSPKSDENLSVIIEGTVEMETCVMNSYRLLLKLAGHVRSSLFDANLNSTSLCSSRHRVLSVHASNATVDDFSFTRLSDNYGLSASSSHHSSGGTQRHGPSLVITNVDPIVDAYEADATGALVFTPACVGDGVLCRFTCVTSIGATEDAGSAPGRSGNFSSSLTPASSTVLSPQPSGNIGLGNIFVRSCFLGSDGEVAYGQRLTIELEFIRPVFGARVLIRLPSRHCRLHHSHTGGVGSVTQLLHQPRKCVWDIGAVSEEMCALSCNGTATLGSAEEVMEDNLVRSAVIPAASLSSVAKSLARLELVFEELPPALSFGEDGEEGEATDSADDNDSQFSSTSNAGSGVTHTPRRQSANARFISTQRCVSSTRRALTPMGNTTSRACKREERRRKANEKAARIQEGGNSISTRATGDEGVPTVEVVYSVNHLLSGTSVKKLQIVEERPNWTPQSRLDHLLIRRLVPGLEKLKLKKYAHYATWFVQPVVVSRL, encoded by the coding sequence ATGCTGCGGCTACTGTCTCTAGCGGCCAAGGTCTCTACAGCCGTGGTTGTTAGTCTCCTCACCTATCGCGGGGTACAGCTCTACTTCAAAAATGATATTACTATCTACATCACCGAGGTGGTTCACCTGCCTAccgcggcagtgcagcgcggCCGGCAGTCGTCACCCAAGAGCGACGAAAACCTGAGCGTCATCATCGAGGGCACAGTAGAGATGGAGACGTGTGTCATGAACAGttaccgcctcctcctcaaatTGGCCGGCCACGTGCGGAGCTCCTTGTTTGACGCCAACCTCAACTCGACAAGTCTGTGCAGCTCGCGGCATCGCGTGCTCTCCGTGCACGCGAGCAACGCAACAGTAGATGACTTTTCTTTTACGCGCCTTAGCGACAACTACGGCCTGTCAGCATCCTCCAGCCACCACAGTAGCGGTGGCACTCAGCGGCACGGGCCGTCGCTCGTTATCACAAACGTGGACCCCATTGTTGATGCCTACGAGGCAGATGCCACTGGCGCGCTCGTCTTCACGCCGGCCTGCGTCGGGGACGGTGTGTTGTGCCGCTTCACGTGTGTCACCTCCATCGGCGCGACCGAGGACGCTGGCAGCGCACCAGGACGCTCCGGGAATTTCTCCTCATCCCTGACACCAGCCTCCTCGACAGTGCTCTCACCGCAGCCGTCAGGCAACATTGGCCTCGGGAACATCTTCGTGCGGAGTTGTTTTCTTGGGTCAGATGGCGAGGTGGCCTACGGCCAGCGACTGACAATCGAGTTGGAGTTCATCCGCCCCGTCTTTGGTGCGCGAGTGCTCATCCGGCTGCCgagccgccactgccgtctTCACCACAGCCACACCGGTGGCGTTGGCAGCGTGActcagctgctccaccagcCACGCAAGTGCGTGTGGGACATCGGCGCAGTGTCCGAAGAGATGTGCGCCCTATCCTGCAATGGCACCGCAACTTTAGGGTCGGCGGAAGAAGTCATGGAAGATAACCTGGTGCGTAGCGCCGTCATCCCTGCCGCGTCCTTGTCATCCGTGGCGAAGTCGCTCGCGAGGTTAGAACTGGTCTTCGAAGAGCTCCCACCAGCATTATCTTTTGGTGAagatggcgaggagggggaggcgacaGACAGCGCCGATGACAATGATAGTCAGTTtagcagcaccagcaacgccggcagcggtgtcacacacacaccgcgccGCCAGTCGGCCAATGCCAGGTTCATCAGCACCCAGCGATGCGTGAGCAGTACGAGAAGAGCACTGACGCCGATGGGCAACACCACAAGTCGTGCTTGCAAGCGCGAGGAGCGGAGGCGCAAGGCGAACGAGAAAGCCGCACGCATCCAGGAGGGCGGGAACAGCATTAGCACGCGAGCAACTGGTGACGAAGGTGTTCCGACTGTCGAAGTTGTGTATAGCGTGAATCATTTACTCTCCGGCACATCCGTGAAGAAGCTACAGATTGTCGAGGAGCGGCCAAACTGGACTCCTCAAAGCCGGCTCGATCACCTCCTCATCCGTCGTCTAGTTCCAGGGCTGGAGAAGTTAAAGCTGAAGAAGTACGCGCACTACGCAACGTGGTTTGTACAACCCGTCGTGGTGTCGCGGCTGTAG